gaagggagatatgcagtgagctttctgcaggaaacccacaccattccgggagaggaagccacctggctcctggagtggcacggTGGGGTCTACAGAGTCACCTCGCCCCTATTtccagtggggtggctatcttgttggccccaacttttcagctGGTTATCTTGGGGGTCAGGGAGATTATgccaggccgcttgctccacctcgccgttagcctgggtagtgtgccgctccactttgtgagtgTTGCATTGAAAGTGcgcttctttaaagaagtgtccgctctcttgagctctatcaacagcggcgagtgcatcatctttggggggggattttaactgtaccctcgaggtgggggatcgctccggtgccCAGCATGGCtaagcatcggtggagaagttgagggaactgatcagctctgatcagtctggtggaatctccatcccgacttcaGTGCCGTcccctggaggaggagggtcctgaattgactgcctctacttttcgcaggcgtatgtCTCCTGCGTTTCagtggcctccatgcggctggtgccgagcTCGGAGCTGGTGTGGGTGGAGGTGAGagtccgtgtactggcactttaacaactggctgctggaggacgagcaattccGGGAGTCGTTCTGGCGATTCTggaccgactggagaaggaagcaggggggcttctcctccttgaggctatggtgggatgtgggcaaagttcacatccgtgtcttctgtcaggagtacgcgaaggggtcgaccaagaggcaggaagccgagatcgggcgcctggaGAGAGAGGTGCTCGACTTGGCGTACCGTCTCGGTCAGGCCGTCacagacccggccctgtggcaggcgtacaaagagaagcagggggtgctgagggacctgcagctcataaggtcccgaggcgcgtatgtgaggtcgcggatccagatcctggaagatttggacctcgCCTCACCCTtcctctactcgctggaaaaatggtggggggtctgtaagcagctcgtcgagctgatggcggatcctccatcacggatccagagggaatgggcctcctggtccattcCTATTATAGTGCATTGTTCTCTCCGAacccgtccagcgaggatgtgcgcagagttttgtgggaggacatgccgaaggtcagcccagagggtgCCAAAGGATCggaggctctgctcacgttggCAGAGCCgaccggtgccctccaccagctctccagGGGAAAATCcccgggctggacgggctgaccatggagttcttcagggcgttctgggacgtcctgggggggcGATTACACACGGGTCCTGGGGGAATGCCCCTGCGGTCATCGTTCTGCTGCCGAAGAGaggcgatctccacctgcttaagaactggccttcggtctccctcctcagcacggcttATAAAATCTTTGCCCAGGCTGTGTCTACTCCCCTGGGCTCTGTGCTGGTccgcatgatccaccccgaccagtcctacatggtcctgGGCCGGTCTATCCAGGACAACATAGGGGACCCGATCCATCGTTCCCAggggactggtctgtcggtcgcctttctgtccctcgatcaggagaaggcgctgGACAGGGGggatcacgaatatcttttcgGGGCTGTGCGTGCATTTGGGCTCGGGCCACATTTTGTGACCTGGGTCtgaccaaggtggcaattcacaggtccaggctgcgggctgtcGGGGGTTCTGactgccctgattgcctgccccacttccgaggttacgttcgcgcccgggtgtccctggagaaggagcatgcggtgtccgcctgtACGCTTAAGGCCTTCCGCGAGcggtgggcactgcaggggctggagtgcatcatcgatgcagagAATGGCATTTTGAGCTTTGCTTTAttcatctgtttttaataaagttatttatttaaaatacatataaagggggcctggggaataaaggcccccttaaataaaaataaaagaaaaaaaaatgtaatAAAAAAACAGGTTAAAACAAAGGGAAAAaatcggggttagatacagtgtaaagctccctctacactgttcctatCACTCCATCTGAACACTAGTCGAGAAGTGCCTCTACTGTACTGACATTTCTCACATCAAAATGGGAATGCCTGCTGATCAGAAGCTGTTTTACGCAGTGTGGGTTCTGACCTATGAAGCACTAGACTCAGATCATGTTGGACTCACTGATCTGATCACTCAGTACACACTTGCAACCTGGAAATCAGAATGTGCGTCTCTCCCCACAGCAACCTGCAGCTCTTGGTTAGTTAAAGCTTAGTGTTCCCCAGGAGTTGCCCAGATTTCCTTACCAGGCAGCGTCCTACTCCATGGGCTTCAGAGTTCCTCTCTTTCCCATCGCTCTCCCCGCTCCGCCTGTCTCCACCTCTCACAGCTTCAGCCACGTGTTTACTGCTTcgcattttctttttctttttctgcgAGGGTTTGGAAGCTGTATTTTCACTGTGCCTGACCTGTTCGGCCTTTTGAGGGCTTTGCAGCACGGGATCATCCTTTGTTTCCATGCTCTGAACTATAGGGACAGGTCGCCCTGTACAATTCCCCAGCTGCACTTCACCATCTGTCTTAGAGTTTGCAAAATTAAACTTAAAATCAGACTCTTGGCTCTCTGCCTCCGTAAAGACTTTCAGCCTCTCCTCTTCCACACTCTGATGAGAAGCTGCAGTTACAATGTCACTACTTCcagcctgctgctgtttgctggagTCAGAGGGGTTAGAGTTCAAAAGGCCACAAGCTGGATGTGTTTCAACGGGATCATCGCTCATTCCCTCCGGAGCATGTGCTCCGAGCACACAGTCTATGGAATTGTGTTGCTGACTTGCTGCTGGGGTCGAGTTCAGAGCTGATCAATAAAAACAATTTAGCTATAAGACATTGCCACATTTATCCTGCTTCTCACTCTCTCTACTTTCAGTGGTCTTTAAAACTTATTTCCAGGTAAATTTGTCGAATACATTTTTTGCaaaataattttcttgagtttcccaTTTATTAAAATCCACCCTGTGGTTGAACCCTCCAGCAGTGTGAATATTCCCCCTCTCTAAATGAGCTTGGTCAATTCCATTCAATATTTTGAAAGACTCCATTAGGTCACCTGGAAGATTCTGTTTTTCAAGAACAAACCCATTCCCTTAACCTTTGCTCCTAACTCAGCGTGcgacagacagggaaagagagtgtaccaaagggaaagactgggatgcagagagagagtgtgatggaCAACACGAGGAGCAGTTGCAGACCATCTGGAATGCTGACACGCTAGGATCAGGCATCAACCACTCAGGGAGAGCTTGCAGTCACGCATTCGCTGACTATGTCCCTCACCCATTCCCTCGGAGATGGAGCTCAGTGGAGCCCTTCCCAATGGCCACACCATCTTTGGGAGATTCCTCATTTCTCACCATGTACCTGCTTCCTGCAGTGTCTCCCATTCCTTCGCTATCTGACTCTGGTAATCACCAAACACATGGTTCATCAGCTGTCTCTTTTGCATTGTCGGCACATTCCTACACTGCAGAGTCTCCCTGATCTCTTCCACTGCATTTGAGTCAGAAAATCCAACACTAAAATGATTGTCAACAACCACATACAACAGGCAACAGCAACACATAATGTTATAAAGATTTGATCTCCTCCATCCCGTATCATACTGTTTACCTGCTCAGACTTCATGGGATTTCAGCACAGATCTCACACAAGAGGCAAATATCCAGAATCGTGCCAGGGTCAAAGTTTAATGGGAGAGGGCGGGTAGGTAAGTGAGCAGTAACAGATCCCCTGAATGGGACCTGCTCTTGCGGTGTCAGCGACCAGGCCCTCTCACCATCCACTACACACAGCCCAGACTGCTTACCTTGTTGTGGTGAAAGCTTGAGCTGGAAGAGTCCAGTCTGCAGCTGCTGGACACCCCAATCCAGCTCCTCCTGGATGGTCCTGTCGAGGTCCTGTAATAGACAGAAAGCTTTAGAGAACCAAGCCATGAGCAACGAGTAACAAGCAGAGAGCAGAGCTGGGAGGAGAGACTGCTCACCTGGGTTACTCCCACCAACCTGTGCTGGGCCCAGGAGAGCCGGCGACAACGAGACACACAAACACCTTATTGCTTCCCTGTCTCCATTCAGATATGCAAGGTAAAGCTCCCCCCTGAACACAATGCAAATGTGGGGCAGGTTTATGATGCAGACCCATGCCTATGGGCAGCAGACTGAGACTGTGCAAACTCATTTCACAAAGGACCATTACTGGCTTGGGAGATTTCCTCCCATCAGTCTAGGATGGATATTAACCCAGGTCCTGGGCAAAAGGTCTAAGCCATTTCACCACAGGAAGTGGTCAGTATGGAGTCGTGAATGTGTAACGTCAGAGGTATAACATCACAACAGACTTCAACCTGTGCAATAAGTAACAGTGATCATAATCTGTCTGTTGTGACCTTAGAACAATCAGATTACTGGGAGATAAAGGAGTCTCAATCACACAAGCTGCATTATATACACAAGATATTATATCCAAGGATTGGCTGAGTTCATATCGCACCCATCGCGATGGGAtgccaaagattggtgtgggagaagtgggtttcaataCATGGGAAACtgtcaccagtactggggaaagagggatctGTACCGtcgggatggccttcacctgaaccacactgggaccagtgtcttggcgaatcgtataactagggaaacagagggggctttaaactaaagggagggggggggggttaatgGGAGGGGAAAtctggaaagttaaagagaaaggacaaggaaatagtgcagggtagtgatacGGGTAATgacaaccagagtgtgacaggaagggacagggtgTACAAAAATAAGAGTGCACagtaaataaggtcagagtagggaaaaatggtaaaaggacagaattaaaggctctttatctgaatgcatgcagcatttgtaacaagatggatgaattgataataCTAATGGAAATAAATGTTCCGTGTTCCGGTGAatggtataactagggttgtagatgaggctttaaactaaatagtgggggcgagtgttcaattgaagggaagtttaaaaagtcgaaaagtaatgagagagcagaggtgcagggtagtgaagagacatacattaatcagagtgtgacaggaagggacaaagaagacgagcataagagtacagcagaaattagaaccagagtaggtaaaaatggtaaaaagacaaaacttaaggctctttatctgaatgcacgtagcatttgttacaagatagatgagctgacagcatcgatagaaataaatgaatatgatttgatagctatcactgagacgtggttgcaggacaaccagggctggaattttaatgttcaaggatatttgacgttccggaagaataagcggaaaggaaaaggaggtaggctAGCTTTGTTATTCAAGGAAAGGATCATGCAgtcgtgagtaatgatataggtgtaatagatcgtgatgtagaatcagtttgggtggaaataaggaatagccagGGAAAGAAATctcggtgggagtggtctataggcccccgaagagttgcctctctgtaggacaaaatattaatcaggaaatgatggaggtgtgtaagaaaggcactgcaattatcatgggtgattttaatctgcatatagaccggacaaatcaaattggcaagggtagcatggaagacgagtttgtagagtgcatcagggattgtttcttagaacaatactttgcaaaacctacccgggaacaggctgttttagattaggtattgtgtaatgaggttggattaagaaaagatctcgtagttaaggatcctttaggggaaaGCGATcagaacatggtagaatttcaaattcagtttgaaggtgagtaactcgggtctcaaaccagtgtcttcaacttaaacaagggcaattgcagaggtatgaagaaagagttgtctaaagcaggctgggaaaatagactaaagggaaagtcagtagatgagtagtggcagacttttaagcagatatttcttaacactcagcaaacatttattccagtcagaaggaaggacccgATGAGAACGGTgaacacccgtggataacaaaggaagttaaggagagtatcaaatcaaaaacaaaggcgtgcaaagtggcgaaaacgagtggtaggccagaggattgggaatttttacaAACCAGCAGTGGCTGacgaaaaaactaataaagaggaagaaaattaattgagagtaaattggcaagaaatataaaaacaaacagtaagggcttttacaggtatataaaaaggaagagagtagctaaagtaattgTGGAACCCTTAGAGGAtgcgactggggaattaataatagggaacagggaaatggcagataatttaaaccaatattttgcatcagtcttcatggtggaggacactataaacatcccaacaataatagatgagcaaggtgtaaatgggagggaggaacttgtaacaatctctatcatgagggaaaaggtgcttgacaagctcttgggactaaaggcagacaagtcgccaggacctgatggcctgcatccaagggttttaaaagaagtggaggcattggtcataatataccagaactcactggattccggtagggtaccagcggattggaaaaccgctaatgtgatgcccctattcaagaaaggagcaagacaaaaagcaggaaactatagaccagttagcttaacatctgtcattgggaaaatgctagagtcaattattaaggaagaaatagcaggatatttagaaaaacataatgcaatcaaatagagtcaacatggttttatgaaatggaaatcatgtttgacaaatttgttagagttctttgaggataaaacaagcagagtggatgaaggggaactggtagatgtagtgtattttgatttttcagaaggtgtttgataaggtgccacataaaaggttattgcacaaaataagagctcaggctattggggtaatgtgttggcatggattgaggattgactaacacacagaaggcagagagtcaggatcaatgggtctttttcaggttggaaagccgtcactcatggggtgccacaaggatcggtctgagggcctcaactatttactatctatattaatgacttagaggaagggacagggtgtagtgtatccaaatttgccgatgatacaaaaataggtgagaaggcatgttgtgatgaggacacaaagaatctgcaaagggatatagataggttaagtgagtgggcaaaaacttggcagatggagctcaatgtgggaaagtgtgaggtcatccactttggtagaaagaataaaaaggcagattattatttagatggagaaagactacaaaatactgcagtacagagggatctggatgttcttatacatgaaacgttagcatgcaggtgcagcaagtaattcggaaggcaaatggaattttggcctttattgctcgggggttagagtttaaaaatagggaagtcttgttacaactgtacagggtgttggtgaggccacacctggagtactgcatacagttttggtccccgcatttaaggaaggatatactagcattggaagcagttcagaaaaggttcactaggctgattcctgggatgaaggggttgtcttatcaagaatggcaaaccaggttaggcctttattcattggagtttagaagaatgaggggtgatcttatagaaacataatattttaagggggcttgacagggtagatgttgagaagatgtttctgctagtgggggaatctcgaactaggggacatagttacagaataagggggcacacatttaaaaccgagatgcaaaggaatttcttctctcagagggtggtgaatctctggaattatctgcctcagagttgtggaggctaggtcactaaatgtatttaaggaggaggtagatagatttttgaaatcttggggagtcgaaggttatgcggagcaggcctgaaagaggagctgaggattggcccactcaaggacaaaggaggaaagttatgcgtggagtcagagaaaatgggtgagattctaaacgagtactttgcatcggtattcaccgaggagagggacatgaaggatgttgaggttaggaacagatgtttgattactctcggtcaagtcagcataaggagggaggaagtgttgggtattataaaaggcattaaggtggacaagtccccaggtccggatgggatctatcccaggttaatgagggaagcgagacaggaaatagctggggccttaacagatatctttgcagcatccttaaacacgggtgaggtcccggaggactggagaattgctaatgttgtccccttgtttaagaagggtagcagggataatccaggtaattatagaccggtgagcctgacgtcagtggtagggaagctgctggagaagatactgggggataggatctattcccatttggaagaaaatgggcttatcagtgataggcaacatggttttgtgcagggaaggtcatgtcttaccaacttaatagaattctttgaggaagtgacaaagttgattgatgagggaagggctgtagatgtcatatacatggacttcagtaaggcgtttgataaggttccccatggtaggctgatggagaaagtgaaggtgcatggggtccaaggtgtactagctagattgataaagaactggctgggcaacaggagacagagagtagcagtggaagggagtttctcaaaatggagatgtgtgaccagtggtgttccacagggatccgtgctgggaccactgttgtttgtgatatacataaatgatttggaggaaagtacaggtggtctgattagcaaatttgcagacgacactaagattggtggagtagcagatagtgaaggggactgtcagagaatacagcagaatatagatagactggagagttgggcagagaaatggcagatggagttcaatcagggcaaatgcgaggtgatgcattttggaagatccaattcaagagtgaactatacagtaaatggaaaagtcctggggaaaattgatgtacagagagatttgggtgttcaggtccattgttccctgaaggtggcaacgcaggtcaatagagtggtcaagaagacatacggcatgctttccttcatcggacggggcattgagtacaagagttggcaggtcatgttacagttgtataggactttggttcggccacatttggaatactgcgtgcagttctggtcgccacattaccaaaaggatgtggatgctttggagagggtgcagaggaggttcaccaggatgttgcctggtatggagggcgctagctatgaaaagaggttgagtagattaggattattttcattagaaagacggaggttgagggggcacctgattgaggtgtacaaaatcatgagaggtatagacaggttggatagcaagaagctttttccccagagtgggggattcaattactaggggtcacgagttcaaagtgaaaggggaaaagtttaggggggatatgcgtggaaagttctttacacagagggtggtgggtgcctggaacgcgttgccagcggaggtggtagacgcgggcacgatggcgtcttttaagatgtatctagacagatacatgaatgggcaggaagcaaagagatacagacccttagaaaataggtgacatgtttagatagaggatctggatcggcgcaggcttggagggccgaagggcctgttcctgtgctgtaattttctttgttctttgggacagatcagccataatcttattgaatggcggggcaggcttgagggactgaatggcctactcctgttcctatttcttatgtttttatatgatggccattacagagacgtggtcgcaatgtgaccaaggctgggacctgaacattgaagagtatttgacatttcagaaggacagcagGAAAGGAAGAGGAGGTGAGGTAGCTCTGTTAacgaaggatgagatcagtacagtagtgagaaatgatcttgattcagaagatcaagatgtagaatcagtttgggtggagatacaaAACAGCAAAGGAaataagtcactggtgggagtagtttataggcccccgaacagtaactaCAAAGTACGACagaatatatatcaagaaacaaaaacaagaaatgctggaatcactcagcaggtctggcagcatctgtggaaagagaagcagagttaacgtttcgggtcagtgacccgagttccgaagatgctgccagacctgctgagtgattccagcatttcttgtttttgtttcagatttccagcatccgcagtattttgcttttatatatcaagaaatattgggggcttgcaggagacgtacggcaataatcgtgggtgaCTGTAATCTACACGTCGCTTggtaaatcaaattggcaaaggtagcctg
The genomic region above belongs to Heterodontus francisci isolate sHetFra1 unplaced genomic scaffold, sHetFra1.hap1 HAP1_SCAFFOLD_1587, whole genome shotgun sequence and contains:
- the LOC137358802 gene encoding uncharacterized protein; its protein translation is MEEDLDRTIQEELDWGVQQLQTGLFQLKLSPQQALNSTPAASQQHNSIDCVLGAHAPEGMSDDPVETHPACGLLNSNPSDSSKQQQAGSSDIVTAASHQSVEEERLKVFTEAESQESDFKFNFANSKTDGEVQLGNCTGRPVPIVQSMETKDDPVLQSPQKAEQVRHSENTASKPSQKKKKKMRSSKHVAEAVRGGDRRSGESDGKERNSEAHGVGRCLVRKSGQLLGNTKL